A genomic window from Anguilla rostrata isolate EN2019 chromosome 14, ASM1855537v3, whole genome shotgun sequence includes:
- the LOC135238946 gene encoding ral guanine nucleotide dissociation stimulator-like isoform X1, translating into MVFIIGMHFDAQSVKPGSADGMFDASAWRIRSIWDAVKLEVAGDTSPVVLNSVTQLDPDLPHSESSTQEIGEEVEEGAVYTITLRRVQLHRYAAASKGQRWLGAESDSALSLYETCKVRTIKAGTLEKLVEYMLSAFRGNDSTYVTIFLCTYRSFATTKQVLDLLLNRYAKLQHLSSTEGPRLTHDDRTELKNAISSILGAWLDQYSEDFWKPPEYSCLRRLIAYLHQNFPGSDLERRACNLLAQFHLRHHHLEREALDHAPCPFAMPEENGFEDDRPDFLAFDPTLVAEQLTLMDAELFKKVVPYHCLGNIWSQRDKKGKEHLAPTVRATVAQFNCVTNCVIATCLSDRALKPAQRAKLLERWIEVARECRILKNFSSLRSILSALQCNPVHRLKRTWDEVSRENLRIFQELSEIFSDENNHSLSRELLIKEGTSKFATLEINPKRAQKRHQQRDLSVMQGTIPYLGTFLTDLVMMDTAMKDYLDVGLINFEKRRKEFEVIAQIKLLQLACNNYNFTRNTHFRAWLSAVEKLTEAESYSQSCDIEPLSESASNTLKAKKNTGIIKRWSDRQPAAEAGSSSSVGSSHSKSFDQLRCGLLLSGLGSTGGGDSADSLSVTSAGSSSSDVEDVNVTFVSDSPDAHDKKTSTPTVKHSNSALGKGGPEQDLAPTFWDSTSLLSLDVAGLGSGSSSASSSSVSSSPGPAPGSASGAASRSHKRSVSGVSSYSSLSLPLYNQQVDDCCIIRVSLDVDNGNMYKSILVTSQDKTPAVIRKAMVKHNLDRERPEDYELLQRISEEKELKIPDNANVFYAMNSSANYDFVLKRRGFPKAERPKHVASSTLPRMKQKGLKIAKGIF; encoded by the exons ATGGTATTTATTATTGGAATGCATTTCGACGCGCAGAGCGTCAAACCCGGCTCCGCGGATGGGATGTTCGACGCCAGCGCTTGGCGGATACGCAGCATCTGGGACGCTGTGAAGCTTGAGGTAGCGGGGGACACCAGTCCAGTCGTGCTGAACAGCGTCACGCAGCTGGACCCGGACCTTCCCCATTCAGAG AGCTCGACGCAGGAGATCGgcgaggaggtggaggagggggcggtCTACACCATCACCCTGCGCCGGGTGCAGCTGCACCGCTACGCGGCGGCCAGCAAGGGGCAGCGCTGGCTGGGGGCGGAGTCGGACTCCGCCCTCAGCCTGTACGAGACCTGCAAGGTGCGCACCATCAAGGCGGGGACGCTGGAGAAGCTGGTGGAGTACATGCTGTCCGCCTTCCGCGGGAACGACTCCACCTACGTCACCATCTTCCTCTGCACCTACCGCTCCTTCGCCACCACCAAGCAGGTGCTGGACCTGCTGCTCAACAG gtATGCCAAGCTGCAGCACCTGTCCAGCACTGAGGGCCCCAGACTAACACACGATGATCGCACTGAGCTGAAGAA TGCGATCTCGTCCATCCTGGGGGCGTGGCTGGATCAGTACTCCGAGGACTTCTGGAAGCCTCCGGAGTACAGCTGCCTGCGGAGGCTCATCGCCTACCTGCACCAGAACTTCCCCGGGTCGGACCTGGAGCGCCGAGCCTGCAACCTGCTGGCCCAGTTCCACCTGCGGCACCACCACCTGGAGCGGGAGG cacTGGACCATGCCCCCTGCCCCTTTGCCATGCCAGAGGAGAACGGGTTTGAGGATGACCGGCCGGACTTCCTGGCCTTCGATCCCACCCTGGTGGCCGAGCAGTTAACCCTCATGGACgcg GAGCTGTTTAAGAAGGTGGTCCCGTACCACTGCCTGGGCAACATCTGGTCTCAGCGGGACAAGAAGGGGAAGGAGCACCTGGCGCCCACCGTGCGGGCCACCGTGGCCCAATTCAACTGCGTCACCAACTGCGTCATCGCCACCTGCCTGAGCGACCGCGCACTGAAGCCCGCGCAGCGCGCCAAGCTGCTGGAGCGCTGGATCGAGGTGGCCAGG GAGTGTAGAATCCTGAAGAACTTCTCCTCGCTGCGCTCCATCCTCTCAGCCCTGCAGTGCAACCCTGTGCACAGACTGAAGAGGACCTGGGACGAGGTGTCCag ggagaacCTGCGCATCTTCCAGGAGCTGTCCGAGATCTTCTCCGACGAGAACAACCACTCCCTGAGCCGTGAGCTGCTCATCAAG GAGGGGACCTCGAAATTTGCAACGCTGGAGATCAACCCTAAACGGGCACAGAAGAGACACCAGCAGAGAGACttg AGTGTGATGCAGGGGACCATCCCCTACCTGGGTACCTTCCTGACTGACCTGGTGATGATGGACACCGCCATGAAGGACTACCTGGAC GTGGGGCTGATCAATTTTgagaagaggagaaag GAGTTTGAGGTTATCGCTCAGATCAAACTGCTGCAGCTGGCCTGTAACAACTACAACTTCACCAGGAACACACACTTCAGGGCGTGGCTGTCTGCTGTGGAGAAActcacagaggcagagag CTACAGCCAGTCATGTGACATCGAACCTCTTTCGGAGTCGGCCAGTAACACTCTGAAGGCCAAGAAGAACACAGGCATCATAAAACGCTGGAGCGA ccggcAGCCTGCAGCGGAGGccgggagcagcagcagcgtggGCAGTTCTCACTCAAAGTCGTTTGACCAGCTGCGCTGTGGCCTCCTGCTGAGCGGTTTGGGGAGcacggggggcggggacagCGCCGACTCGCTGAGCGTCACCTCGGCCGGCTCCAGCAGCTCCGACGTGGAGGACGTCAACGTCACCTTCGTCTCCGACTCCCCGGACGCGCACGACAAAAag ACGTCTACGCCGACAGTAAAACATTCCAATTCCGCCTTAGGGAAAGGAGGACCAGAACAAGACCTCGCCCCCAcg TTCTGGGATTCCACCTCGCTGTTGTCGCTGGACGTGGCTGGGTTGGGTTCGGGTTCAAGCAGCGCGTCGTCCTCCTCTGTCAGTTccagccctggccccgcccctggctCCGCCTCTGGTGCCGCCTCCCGCTCACACAAGCGCTCGGTTTCGGGCGTGTCCAGctactcctccctctccctccccctctacaACCAGCAGGTGGACGACTGCTGCATCATCAGAGTCAGCCTGGACGTGGACAACGGGAACATGTACAAAAGCAtactg GTTACCAGCCAAGACAAGACGCCGGCGGTGATTCGGAAGGCGATGGTCAAACACAACCTGGACCGGGAGCGGCCCGAGGATTACGAGCTCCTGCAGCGCATCTCGGAGGAGAAAG AGCTGAAGATCCCTGACAATGCCAACGTCTTCTACGCCATGAACTCCTCGGCCAACTACGACTTTGTGCTGAAGAGGCGGGGCTTCCCCAAGGCGGAGCGCCCCAAGCACGTGGCCAGCTCCACCCTCCCACGCATGAAACAGAAGGGCCTCAAAATTGCCAAGGGCATCTTCTGA
- the LOC135238946 gene encoding ral guanine nucleotide dissociation stimulator-like isoform X4 has translation MMMLDTQSSTQEIGEEVEEGAVYTITLRRVQLHRYAAASKGQRWLGAESDSALSLYETCKVRTIKAGTLEKLVEYMLSAFRGNDSTYVTIFLCTYRSFATTKQVLDLLLNRYAKLQHLSSTEGPRLTHDDRTELKNAISSILGAWLDQYSEDFWKPPEYSCLRRLIAYLHQNFPGSDLERRACNLLAQFHLRHHHLEREALDHAPCPFAMPEENGFEDDRPDFLAFDPTLVAEQLTLMDAELFKKVVPYHCLGNIWSQRDKKGKEHLAPTVRATVAQFNCVTNCVIATCLSDRALKPAQRAKLLERWIEVARECRILKNFSSLRSILSALQCNPVHRLKRTWDEVSRENLRIFQELSEIFSDENNHSLSRELLIKEGTSKFATLEINPKRAQKRHQQRDLSVMQGTIPYLGTFLTDLVMMDTAMKDYLDVGLINFEKRRKEFEVIAQIKLLQLACNNYNFTRNTHFRAWLSAVEKLTEAESYSQSCDIEPLSESASNTLKAKKNTGIIKRWSDRQPAAEAGSSSSVGSSHSKSFDQLRCGLLLSGLGSTGGGDSADSLSVTSAGSSSSDVEDVNVTFVSDSPDAHDKKTSTPTVKHSNSALGKGGPEQDLAPTFWDSTSLLSLDVAGLGSGSSSASSSSVSSSPGPAPGSASGAASRSHKRSVSGVSSYSSLSLPLYNQQVDDCCIIRVSLDVDNGNMYKSILVTSQDKTPAVIRKAMVKHNLDRERPEDYELLQRISEEKELKIPDNANVFYAMNSSANYDFVLKRRGFPKAERPKHVASSTLPRMKQKGLKIAKGIF, from the exons AGCTCGACGCAGGAGATCGgcgaggaggtggaggagggggcggtCTACACCATCACCCTGCGCCGGGTGCAGCTGCACCGCTACGCGGCGGCCAGCAAGGGGCAGCGCTGGCTGGGGGCGGAGTCGGACTCCGCCCTCAGCCTGTACGAGACCTGCAAGGTGCGCACCATCAAGGCGGGGACGCTGGAGAAGCTGGTGGAGTACATGCTGTCCGCCTTCCGCGGGAACGACTCCACCTACGTCACCATCTTCCTCTGCACCTACCGCTCCTTCGCCACCACCAAGCAGGTGCTGGACCTGCTGCTCAACAG gtATGCCAAGCTGCAGCACCTGTCCAGCACTGAGGGCCCCAGACTAACACACGATGATCGCACTGAGCTGAAGAA TGCGATCTCGTCCATCCTGGGGGCGTGGCTGGATCAGTACTCCGAGGACTTCTGGAAGCCTCCGGAGTACAGCTGCCTGCGGAGGCTCATCGCCTACCTGCACCAGAACTTCCCCGGGTCGGACCTGGAGCGCCGAGCCTGCAACCTGCTGGCCCAGTTCCACCTGCGGCACCACCACCTGGAGCGGGAGG cacTGGACCATGCCCCCTGCCCCTTTGCCATGCCAGAGGAGAACGGGTTTGAGGATGACCGGCCGGACTTCCTGGCCTTCGATCCCACCCTGGTGGCCGAGCAGTTAACCCTCATGGACgcg GAGCTGTTTAAGAAGGTGGTCCCGTACCACTGCCTGGGCAACATCTGGTCTCAGCGGGACAAGAAGGGGAAGGAGCACCTGGCGCCCACCGTGCGGGCCACCGTGGCCCAATTCAACTGCGTCACCAACTGCGTCATCGCCACCTGCCTGAGCGACCGCGCACTGAAGCCCGCGCAGCGCGCCAAGCTGCTGGAGCGCTGGATCGAGGTGGCCAGG GAGTGTAGAATCCTGAAGAACTTCTCCTCGCTGCGCTCCATCCTCTCAGCCCTGCAGTGCAACCCTGTGCACAGACTGAAGAGGACCTGGGACGAGGTGTCCag ggagaacCTGCGCATCTTCCAGGAGCTGTCCGAGATCTTCTCCGACGAGAACAACCACTCCCTGAGCCGTGAGCTGCTCATCAAG GAGGGGACCTCGAAATTTGCAACGCTGGAGATCAACCCTAAACGGGCACAGAAGAGACACCAGCAGAGAGACttg AGTGTGATGCAGGGGACCATCCCCTACCTGGGTACCTTCCTGACTGACCTGGTGATGATGGACACCGCCATGAAGGACTACCTGGAC GTGGGGCTGATCAATTTTgagaagaggagaaag GAGTTTGAGGTTATCGCTCAGATCAAACTGCTGCAGCTGGCCTGTAACAACTACAACTTCACCAGGAACACACACTTCAGGGCGTGGCTGTCTGCTGTGGAGAAActcacagaggcagagag CTACAGCCAGTCATGTGACATCGAACCTCTTTCGGAGTCGGCCAGTAACACTCTGAAGGCCAAGAAGAACACAGGCATCATAAAACGCTGGAGCGA ccggcAGCCTGCAGCGGAGGccgggagcagcagcagcgtggGCAGTTCTCACTCAAAGTCGTTTGACCAGCTGCGCTGTGGCCTCCTGCTGAGCGGTTTGGGGAGcacggggggcggggacagCGCCGACTCGCTGAGCGTCACCTCGGCCGGCTCCAGCAGCTCCGACGTGGAGGACGTCAACGTCACCTTCGTCTCCGACTCCCCGGACGCGCACGACAAAAag ACGTCTACGCCGACAGTAAAACATTCCAATTCCGCCTTAGGGAAAGGAGGACCAGAACAAGACCTCGCCCCCAcg TTCTGGGATTCCACCTCGCTGTTGTCGCTGGACGTGGCTGGGTTGGGTTCGGGTTCAAGCAGCGCGTCGTCCTCCTCTGTCAGTTccagccctggccccgcccctggctCCGCCTCTGGTGCCGCCTCCCGCTCACACAAGCGCTCGGTTTCGGGCGTGTCCAGctactcctccctctccctccccctctacaACCAGCAGGTGGACGACTGCTGCATCATCAGAGTCAGCCTGGACGTGGACAACGGGAACATGTACAAAAGCAtactg GTTACCAGCCAAGACAAGACGCCGGCGGTGATTCGGAAGGCGATGGTCAAACACAACCTGGACCGGGAGCGGCCCGAGGATTACGAGCTCCTGCAGCGCATCTCGGAGGAGAAAG AGCTGAAGATCCCTGACAATGCCAACGTCTTCTACGCCATGAACTCCTCGGCCAACTACGACTTTGTGCTGAAGAGGCGGGGCTTCCCCAAGGCGGAGCGCCCCAAGCACGTGGCCAGCTCCACCCTCCCACGCATGAAACAGAAGGGCCTCAAAATTGCCAAGGGCATCTTCTGA
- the LOC135238946 gene encoding ral guanine nucleotide dissociation stimulator-like isoform X3: MWIPSRAETSSTQEIGEEVEEGAVYTITLRRVQLHRYAAASKGQRWLGAESDSALSLYETCKVRTIKAGTLEKLVEYMLSAFRGNDSTYVTIFLCTYRSFATTKQVLDLLLNRYAKLQHLSSTEGPRLTHDDRTELKNAISSILGAWLDQYSEDFWKPPEYSCLRRLIAYLHQNFPGSDLERRACNLLAQFHLRHHHLEREALDHAPCPFAMPEENGFEDDRPDFLAFDPTLVAEQLTLMDAELFKKVVPYHCLGNIWSQRDKKGKEHLAPTVRATVAQFNCVTNCVIATCLSDRALKPAQRAKLLERWIEVARECRILKNFSSLRSILSALQCNPVHRLKRTWDEVSRENLRIFQELSEIFSDENNHSLSRELLIKEGTSKFATLEINPKRAQKRHQQRDLSVMQGTIPYLGTFLTDLVMMDTAMKDYLDVGLINFEKRRKEFEVIAQIKLLQLACNNYNFTRNTHFRAWLSAVEKLTEAESYSQSCDIEPLSESASNTLKAKKNTGIIKRWSDRQPAAEAGSSSSVGSSHSKSFDQLRCGLLLSGLGSTGGGDSADSLSVTSAGSSSSDVEDVNVTFVSDSPDAHDKKTSTPTVKHSNSALGKGGPEQDLAPTFWDSTSLLSLDVAGLGSGSSSASSSSVSSSPGPAPGSASGAASRSHKRSVSGVSSYSSLSLPLYNQQVDDCCIIRVSLDVDNGNMYKSILVTSQDKTPAVIRKAMVKHNLDRERPEDYELLQRISEEKELKIPDNANVFYAMNSSANYDFVLKRRGFPKAERPKHVASSTLPRMKQKGLKIAKGIF; this comes from the exons AGCTCGACGCAGGAGATCGgcgaggaggtggaggagggggcggtCTACACCATCACCCTGCGCCGGGTGCAGCTGCACCGCTACGCGGCGGCCAGCAAGGGGCAGCGCTGGCTGGGGGCGGAGTCGGACTCCGCCCTCAGCCTGTACGAGACCTGCAAGGTGCGCACCATCAAGGCGGGGACGCTGGAGAAGCTGGTGGAGTACATGCTGTCCGCCTTCCGCGGGAACGACTCCACCTACGTCACCATCTTCCTCTGCACCTACCGCTCCTTCGCCACCACCAAGCAGGTGCTGGACCTGCTGCTCAACAG gtATGCCAAGCTGCAGCACCTGTCCAGCACTGAGGGCCCCAGACTAACACACGATGATCGCACTGAGCTGAAGAA TGCGATCTCGTCCATCCTGGGGGCGTGGCTGGATCAGTACTCCGAGGACTTCTGGAAGCCTCCGGAGTACAGCTGCCTGCGGAGGCTCATCGCCTACCTGCACCAGAACTTCCCCGGGTCGGACCTGGAGCGCCGAGCCTGCAACCTGCTGGCCCAGTTCCACCTGCGGCACCACCACCTGGAGCGGGAGG cacTGGACCATGCCCCCTGCCCCTTTGCCATGCCAGAGGAGAACGGGTTTGAGGATGACCGGCCGGACTTCCTGGCCTTCGATCCCACCCTGGTGGCCGAGCAGTTAACCCTCATGGACgcg GAGCTGTTTAAGAAGGTGGTCCCGTACCACTGCCTGGGCAACATCTGGTCTCAGCGGGACAAGAAGGGGAAGGAGCACCTGGCGCCCACCGTGCGGGCCACCGTGGCCCAATTCAACTGCGTCACCAACTGCGTCATCGCCACCTGCCTGAGCGACCGCGCACTGAAGCCCGCGCAGCGCGCCAAGCTGCTGGAGCGCTGGATCGAGGTGGCCAGG GAGTGTAGAATCCTGAAGAACTTCTCCTCGCTGCGCTCCATCCTCTCAGCCCTGCAGTGCAACCCTGTGCACAGACTGAAGAGGACCTGGGACGAGGTGTCCag ggagaacCTGCGCATCTTCCAGGAGCTGTCCGAGATCTTCTCCGACGAGAACAACCACTCCCTGAGCCGTGAGCTGCTCATCAAG GAGGGGACCTCGAAATTTGCAACGCTGGAGATCAACCCTAAACGGGCACAGAAGAGACACCAGCAGAGAGACttg AGTGTGATGCAGGGGACCATCCCCTACCTGGGTACCTTCCTGACTGACCTGGTGATGATGGACACCGCCATGAAGGACTACCTGGAC GTGGGGCTGATCAATTTTgagaagaggagaaag GAGTTTGAGGTTATCGCTCAGATCAAACTGCTGCAGCTGGCCTGTAACAACTACAACTTCACCAGGAACACACACTTCAGGGCGTGGCTGTCTGCTGTGGAGAAActcacagaggcagagag CTACAGCCAGTCATGTGACATCGAACCTCTTTCGGAGTCGGCCAGTAACACTCTGAAGGCCAAGAAGAACACAGGCATCATAAAACGCTGGAGCGA ccggcAGCCTGCAGCGGAGGccgggagcagcagcagcgtggGCAGTTCTCACTCAAAGTCGTTTGACCAGCTGCGCTGTGGCCTCCTGCTGAGCGGTTTGGGGAGcacggggggcggggacagCGCCGACTCGCTGAGCGTCACCTCGGCCGGCTCCAGCAGCTCCGACGTGGAGGACGTCAACGTCACCTTCGTCTCCGACTCCCCGGACGCGCACGACAAAAag ACGTCTACGCCGACAGTAAAACATTCCAATTCCGCCTTAGGGAAAGGAGGACCAGAACAAGACCTCGCCCCCAcg TTCTGGGATTCCACCTCGCTGTTGTCGCTGGACGTGGCTGGGTTGGGTTCGGGTTCAAGCAGCGCGTCGTCCTCCTCTGTCAGTTccagccctggccccgcccctggctCCGCCTCTGGTGCCGCCTCCCGCTCACACAAGCGCTCGGTTTCGGGCGTGTCCAGctactcctccctctccctccccctctacaACCAGCAGGTGGACGACTGCTGCATCATCAGAGTCAGCCTGGACGTGGACAACGGGAACATGTACAAAAGCAtactg GTTACCAGCCAAGACAAGACGCCGGCGGTGATTCGGAAGGCGATGGTCAAACACAACCTGGACCGGGAGCGGCCCGAGGATTACGAGCTCCTGCAGCGCATCTCGGAGGAGAAAG AGCTGAAGATCCCTGACAATGCCAACGTCTTCTACGCCATGAACTCCTCGGCCAACTACGACTTTGTGCTGAAGAGGCGGGGCTTCCCCAAGGCGGAGCGCCCCAAGCACGTGGCCAGCTCCACCCTCCCACGCATGAAACAGAAGGGCCTCAAAATTGCCAAGGGCATCTTCTGA
- the LOC135238946 gene encoding ral guanine nucleotide dissociation stimulator-like isoform X2, which yields METKACFSLHRALAQPVNTCMLDFPISVLEDLSSTQEIGEEVEEGAVYTITLRRVQLHRYAAASKGQRWLGAESDSALSLYETCKVRTIKAGTLEKLVEYMLSAFRGNDSTYVTIFLCTYRSFATTKQVLDLLLNRYAKLQHLSSTEGPRLTHDDRTELKNAISSILGAWLDQYSEDFWKPPEYSCLRRLIAYLHQNFPGSDLERRACNLLAQFHLRHHHLEREALDHAPCPFAMPEENGFEDDRPDFLAFDPTLVAEQLTLMDAELFKKVVPYHCLGNIWSQRDKKGKEHLAPTVRATVAQFNCVTNCVIATCLSDRALKPAQRAKLLERWIEVARECRILKNFSSLRSILSALQCNPVHRLKRTWDEVSRENLRIFQELSEIFSDENNHSLSRELLIKEGTSKFATLEINPKRAQKRHQQRDLSVMQGTIPYLGTFLTDLVMMDTAMKDYLDVGLINFEKRRKEFEVIAQIKLLQLACNNYNFTRNTHFRAWLSAVEKLTEAESYSQSCDIEPLSESASNTLKAKKNTGIIKRWSDRQPAAEAGSSSSVGSSHSKSFDQLRCGLLLSGLGSTGGGDSADSLSVTSAGSSSSDVEDVNVTFVSDSPDAHDKKTSTPTVKHSNSALGKGGPEQDLAPTFWDSTSLLSLDVAGLGSGSSSASSSSVSSSPGPAPGSASGAASRSHKRSVSGVSSYSSLSLPLYNQQVDDCCIIRVSLDVDNGNMYKSILVTSQDKTPAVIRKAMVKHNLDRERPEDYELLQRISEEKELKIPDNANVFYAMNSSANYDFVLKRRGFPKAERPKHVASSTLPRMKQKGLKIAKGIF from the exons ATGGAGACCAAGGCGTGCTTCAGTCTCCACAGAGCCCTGGCACAGCCTGTCAACACATGCATGCTGGATTTCCCCATCTCTGTACTGGAGGACCTG AGCTCGACGCAGGAGATCGgcgaggaggtggaggagggggcggtCTACACCATCACCCTGCGCCGGGTGCAGCTGCACCGCTACGCGGCGGCCAGCAAGGGGCAGCGCTGGCTGGGGGCGGAGTCGGACTCCGCCCTCAGCCTGTACGAGACCTGCAAGGTGCGCACCATCAAGGCGGGGACGCTGGAGAAGCTGGTGGAGTACATGCTGTCCGCCTTCCGCGGGAACGACTCCACCTACGTCACCATCTTCCTCTGCACCTACCGCTCCTTCGCCACCACCAAGCAGGTGCTGGACCTGCTGCTCAACAG gtATGCCAAGCTGCAGCACCTGTCCAGCACTGAGGGCCCCAGACTAACACACGATGATCGCACTGAGCTGAAGAA TGCGATCTCGTCCATCCTGGGGGCGTGGCTGGATCAGTACTCCGAGGACTTCTGGAAGCCTCCGGAGTACAGCTGCCTGCGGAGGCTCATCGCCTACCTGCACCAGAACTTCCCCGGGTCGGACCTGGAGCGCCGAGCCTGCAACCTGCTGGCCCAGTTCCACCTGCGGCACCACCACCTGGAGCGGGAGG cacTGGACCATGCCCCCTGCCCCTTTGCCATGCCAGAGGAGAACGGGTTTGAGGATGACCGGCCGGACTTCCTGGCCTTCGATCCCACCCTGGTGGCCGAGCAGTTAACCCTCATGGACgcg GAGCTGTTTAAGAAGGTGGTCCCGTACCACTGCCTGGGCAACATCTGGTCTCAGCGGGACAAGAAGGGGAAGGAGCACCTGGCGCCCACCGTGCGGGCCACCGTGGCCCAATTCAACTGCGTCACCAACTGCGTCATCGCCACCTGCCTGAGCGACCGCGCACTGAAGCCCGCGCAGCGCGCCAAGCTGCTGGAGCGCTGGATCGAGGTGGCCAGG GAGTGTAGAATCCTGAAGAACTTCTCCTCGCTGCGCTCCATCCTCTCAGCCCTGCAGTGCAACCCTGTGCACAGACTGAAGAGGACCTGGGACGAGGTGTCCag ggagaacCTGCGCATCTTCCAGGAGCTGTCCGAGATCTTCTCCGACGAGAACAACCACTCCCTGAGCCGTGAGCTGCTCATCAAG GAGGGGACCTCGAAATTTGCAACGCTGGAGATCAACCCTAAACGGGCACAGAAGAGACACCAGCAGAGAGACttg AGTGTGATGCAGGGGACCATCCCCTACCTGGGTACCTTCCTGACTGACCTGGTGATGATGGACACCGCCATGAAGGACTACCTGGAC GTGGGGCTGATCAATTTTgagaagaggagaaag GAGTTTGAGGTTATCGCTCAGATCAAACTGCTGCAGCTGGCCTGTAACAACTACAACTTCACCAGGAACACACACTTCAGGGCGTGGCTGTCTGCTGTGGAGAAActcacagaggcagagag CTACAGCCAGTCATGTGACATCGAACCTCTTTCGGAGTCGGCCAGTAACACTCTGAAGGCCAAGAAGAACACAGGCATCATAAAACGCTGGAGCGA ccggcAGCCTGCAGCGGAGGccgggagcagcagcagcgtggGCAGTTCTCACTCAAAGTCGTTTGACCAGCTGCGCTGTGGCCTCCTGCTGAGCGGTTTGGGGAGcacggggggcggggacagCGCCGACTCGCTGAGCGTCACCTCGGCCGGCTCCAGCAGCTCCGACGTGGAGGACGTCAACGTCACCTTCGTCTCCGACTCCCCGGACGCGCACGACAAAAag ACGTCTACGCCGACAGTAAAACATTCCAATTCCGCCTTAGGGAAAGGAGGACCAGAACAAGACCTCGCCCCCAcg TTCTGGGATTCCACCTCGCTGTTGTCGCTGGACGTGGCTGGGTTGGGTTCGGGTTCAAGCAGCGCGTCGTCCTCCTCTGTCAGTTccagccctggccccgcccctggctCCGCCTCTGGTGCCGCCTCCCGCTCACACAAGCGCTCGGTTTCGGGCGTGTCCAGctactcctccctctccctccccctctacaACCAGCAGGTGGACGACTGCTGCATCATCAGAGTCAGCCTGGACGTGGACAACGGGAACATGTACAAAAGCAtactg GTTACCAGCCAAGACAAGACGCCGGCGGTGATTCGGAAGGCGATGGTCAAACACAACCTGGACCGGGAGCGGCCCGAGGATTACGAGCTCCTGCAGCGCATCTCGGAGGAGAAAG AGCTGAAGATCCCTGACAATGCCAACGTCTTCTACGCCATGAACTCCTCGGCCAACTACGACTTTGTGCTGAAGAGGCGGGGCTTCCCCAAGGCGGAGCGCCCCAAGCACGTGGCCAGCTCCACCCTCCCACGCATGAAACAGAAGGGCCTCAAAATTGCCAAGGGCATCTTCTGA